In Helianthus annuus cultivar XRQ/B chromosome 3, HanXRQr2.0-SUNRISE, whole genome shotgun sequence, a single window of DNA contains:
- the LOC110929823 gene encoding probable BOI-related E3 ubiquitin-protein ligase 3, with amino-acid sequence MIMIDSIDKQSNRLPYRPMHPLSADTFLPMYSSAFTIPDLDSNLTHTLPVSRKRSRDSSYMCSFSDAQDVNRRLVDQSDRFTFLGHDISSQIRQQQLEIDQFVDRHAEKLRADVEERRRRNSSKLISVLKEGATSIFRAKEEEIMKMMKLNYALEEKVKSLSIETQIWRELAQTNEATANALRSNLQQVLEQLMNDSYKRSRTTVGGEDDAAVVVVADDAQSCCESNKDEERMLVEQDSGDSNVNRRRLCKSCGKGEACVLLLPCRHLCLCTVCASSVHICPVCKSTKNISIHVHMS; translated from the exons ATGATAATGATCGACTCCATTGACAAACAATCCAACCGATTACCATACCGTCCAATGCATCCTCTTTCCGCCGACACTTTCCTCCCGATGTACTCCTCAGCCTTCACAATTCCAGATCTAGACAGCAATCTCACTCACACTCTTCCGGTTTCCAGAAAACGATCACGAGATTCTTCCTATATGTGTTCCTTCTCCGACGCTCAGGACGTTAACCGGAGGTTAGTAGATCAGTCTGATAGGTTTACGTTTCTCGGCCATGATATTTCTTCTCAGATCCGGCAGCAGCAGCTCGAGATCGATCAGTTTGTTGACCGACAT GCTGAAAAACTAAGAGCTGATGTAGAAGAGAGACGAAGGCGAAACTCTAGTAAACTAATATCGGTATTGAAAGAAGGCGCAACAAGTATATTTagagcaaaagaagaagaaatcaTGAAGATGATGAAACTAAACTATGCGCTAGAAGAAAAAGTCAAATCTCTAAGTATAGAGACTCAAATCTGGCGCGAATTAGCGCAAACAAACGAAGCAACAGCCAACGCATTACGAAGCAATCTACAACAAGTACTGGAGCAGCTTATGAATGACAGTTACAAACGTAGTAGGACGACGGTAGGTGGTGAGGATGACGCGGCGGTGGTGGTTGTGGCGGATGATGCACAGTCGTGCTGTGAAAGTAACAAGGATGAGGAGCGCATGTTAGTGGAGCAGGATAGTGGTGACAGTAATGTGAACAGGAGGAGATTGTGCAAAAGTTGTGGGAAAGGAGAGGCATGTGTGTTGTTGCTGCCTTGTAGGCATCTTTGCCTTTGTACAGTATGTGCTTCTTCTGTCCATATATGTCCTGTCTGTAAATCTACTAAGAACATCAGTATTCACGTTCACATGTCCTGA